The Peromyscus maniculatus bairdii isolate BWxNUB_F1_BW_parent chromosome 3, HU_Pman_BW_mat_3.1, whole genome shotgun sequence genome segment CCTTGAAGAAAACAACTGCTTTAAGGAGCTAAGTATCATGAGCAAGAGTGAAATTTGATCCAGAATAGAAATCCTCTCACTTCCCCAAACAAACCCATAATATAGCAAGGATTATGGGCCATTAAACCCTGACAAATTGATCTGGTTATCATAGACACCTGTGAGAAAGTCAATCAAGAACTTTGTATTAGGACAACAAGCTAAAAAGAATAATAACCTCTAAGTTTTCAGAAATCAAGCTAAATATTGGATAAATCAATGCAgtctctactgtgttttctcaGTCCTGAGTATGTATCATAAAGATGACAAGgtttcttaaaacacaaaaccCAGGGCTAGATTCTGGCTGAGTATTTCTGGAGTTGGAAGCCAGAATGTAAACTTCTCTCAGGGTCCTATGTCACACTGGTGTGGGTCATTGTGGCACTCTTCACTTTCCACAGGATTAGGTTCTACATAGTAATAGTTTTTAACAAAGCAAAAAGTATTTGTCATAGTTCCTACTCCAGTTAACAAAGATTCAGCTTCTCCTTTGagctactcctgaacatgaagaCTTGGAACCTGTGGTGTGTTTGGGATAACGTGTTGAAACTCTGAACCATGTCTTTTCTTTCCAACAGCCGCATCCAAGTGAGACTGGGAGAGCACAACATCAATGTCCTTGAGGGCAATGAACAGTTTGTCACTGCTGCCAAAAGCATCAGGCATCCCAAGTTCAATTCGAAGACCCTGGACAATGATATCATGCTCATCAAGCTAGCTTCCCCTGTGACCCTCAATGCCAGAGTGGCCACTGTAGCTCTGCCCACCTCCTGTGCACCTGCTGGCACTCAGTGCCTCATCTCTGGCTGGGGCAATACCCTTAGCTTAGGTGGTAAGTATGACATTTACCTACTCcattctttcctccccatgtttccAAAACCAGACATGTCTCTGGATTTgaatttatttgcttttgctttccaAATATGTTTGAACTACTAACTATAAGAAATATATCGTTAGTAAAAGAAAGTACTAAAAAGTACCAAGAAGTTCACTTCCTGTAACCTAAAGAGAACAAATATACACTGTGTTATTATACTGAAAACAGGATCAACAATGGACATTTTATAGTTTGAGAAAGCTTTAATTCTTTGTTGGAATTTATATACTTAATGAATTCTCTGGCAGTTAGCCATGGTGTTCAGGGATAAATTATTGTTCCCCAGGGTGCTCTAATACATATTTCTCCTTTGATCACTACCTCTTCTCAAAGTGAATAACCCAGACCTgctccagtgcctggatgcccCACTGCTGTCTCAGGCTGCCTGTGAAGCCTCCTACCCTGGGAAAATCACCAACAACATGGTCTGTGCTGGCTTCCTTGAGGGAGGCAAGGATTCCTGCCAGGTGAGTGGCTCCCTTTCCATATGAAACCCTTCTCCTGGGAGAGAGATTTGAGAGTTCAAAGTTGTGAGACTAGAAAGATTATGCAGTGGGATCAGGGAAAGTGCTCTCTACCCTGGATGCCCTTTCATATCATTAGTAAGATTAGAGGATGTGTTTCAATGAAAAACATATGGAGTCAGAAGGTGACTAGAATGGGTCTTAAGGTAAGAGCAGATGTGACCCTTTTTCTTCATGCCGCTTCTTAAAACACTGTATTTCTCCATTGCAGGGTGACTCTGGTGGCCCTGTGGTCTGCAATGGACAACTTCAGGGCATCGTCTCCTGGGGCTATGGCTGTGCCCAGAAGAACCTCCCTGGTGTGTACACCAAGGTCTGCAACTATGTGGACTGGATTCAGGACACAATTGCTGCCAACTAGAGATCCCCAATCCCTCCTCAGTCACTGTTTCAATAAAGTGCATTTTTCATCACTACCTGTTCCTCTGTCTGACCTCTCTAGTCCCTTAGCTCTGGGAGGCAAGCTTTTGAGATCAGGCAGACATTCTCCACTAAAGTCATTCTGGACTCAAAGCGGGCCTGAAGAAACAATCATCAGCAACatctgaaacaaaacaataatttcaGTGGAACCATAGTAGggagtttctttcattttactttttcaagAAAAGTTATGTCTAAGTAGCTGAGCTAAAGATTTTTCTTCCTTAGTATATCTGGGGAACTTCAAGTTGTAAAGTATACATATGTTCTGTGGTAGATAAGACTACTGATTTCTTTAACTATGGCAGAAACTCTTTGTTCCCAGTGTAAATCTTAGCAATGATTAACCACCCTGGCTTCTGAGTTCCCTCCCTATATTCATTTTGAGTGCTTTGATGTAAAGTCTTGCTCTATAATCCTGGCAGGACTTGaacttgtcattttctttcttcaggttGCTTAATGCTTGGACTGTAGGTTGCACCAACAGAGCAGGCTCTCTACCTAAAAATGTTCATGCCAATGCAGTTCTACTCCATCATGAGAGTGGGTGTCCTGCTTAGATAATGTCTCACTGGGAAACCCCAATTCCCACTTCTGTTTCTATAGAAGAAATAAGAGGTTCTGGATCTAAACCACTCACATCTCTGAGCAATCTGCCTCCTGTTTATCTCACACAATAATACTAATGTGCATGTACTGTCTTGAGAAATCCCTTAGACATGTTCACATTTACTTAAGGTTCCCTTCTCTAGTGGTATTCCAGTGCCACAGCTAGAAAGCAAAGATTCAGAGAAGGTTGTTCATGAATGCTACCCCACACCTGGAAGGTGATATAGAACTGGTTATGGTCAGAATTGCTTTGTTATTTGCATGCCCACTAGGCTTCCACTCTTTTCCTACTGTGTGGTCTCAGATGATGAAGAGCATATCCTATTTGACCTTTTATATctttccatctctccatcaccaACAAATACCCATGCCTACTTCCATGTACTTCCTGAAAGTGTTCCCCAGTCATGGCCTTCCATGAAGTCTGTCTGCTTATAGAGAGCTCTTGCTCATTGCATTCTTTCTGATTTAACACTTTCTGGTTTCTCACAATGTTCAAGGCACCACCTTCTTAGGGAATACAGGGCTCTATTTTGTCTTTCTCCTGCTTTCCTTTTATGGCTGCAATAAAAGTCTCTGACCAACAGTAACTTAGTGACACCATCATTcacacaaagcagcagcctacagagtgggaaaatatatccaaaatatgtaatgAACTCAATAAAGCTGAtctcaaggaaacaaataatccaattaaaaatggggtacagatctaaacagaggattctcaaaagcttaaactcaaatggctaaaaacccttaaagaaatgttcaataacCTTAGTGTAGGGCAGACAGGGAGGTAATTTGAATGCACTTTGGGAGTGATAGCATATTTAAGTTTATACACTGTTT includes the following:
- the LOC121827940 gene encoding trypsin-5 gives rise to the protein MNALLVLALVGAAVAFPVDDDDKIVGGYTCRENSVPYQVSLNSGYHFCGGSLINDQWVVSAAHCYKSRIQVRLGEHNINVLEGNEQFVTAAKSIRHPKFNSKTLDNDIMLIKLASPVTLNARVATVALPTSCAPAGTQCLISGWGNTLSLGVNNPDLLQCLDAPLLSQAACEASYPGKITNNMVCAGFLEGGKDSCQGDSGGPVVCNGQLQGIVSWGYGCAQKNLPGVYTKVCNYVDWIQDTIAAN